The following are encoded together in the Candidatus Thorarchaeota archaeon genome:
- a CDS encoding proteasome assembly chaperone family protein, with amino-acid sequence MAFVATRDSSFRILLKDGFKVRPGSAFFCGFHGLGEVGFLSTAHLTRALNAERVGFIKSDMLPLFVSMENGRLALPFEIYSHEKMVFLVPRFQPHQSEQWQFIDQLAKWIVEQDFSEVVLLGGLDASFKEDEEDMRCVPTTAYLPLMQKWSIPLLEEGLFVAGPLALLLAELEMRDYPAIGLLTYATRGRPDPGSAAKMLEKINEIYDINANVDQLLEESKEIERLEKMRKSIESDDRTTDMFV; translated from the coding sequence ATGGCCTTTGTAGCTACGAGAGACTCGAGCTTCCGAATACTACTGAAAGATGGTTTCAAGGTCCGACCTGGATCTGCCTTCTTCTGTGGCTTCCACGGACTCGGCGAAGTGGGCTTCCTAAGTACTGCACATCTGACTCGTGCACTGAATGCTGAGAGGGTGGGTTTCATCAAGAGCGATATGCTCCCGTTGTTTGTTTCGATGGAGAATGGGCGTCTGGCTCTCCCATTTGAGATATACTCACACGAGAAGATGGTCTTTCTCGTTCCGAGATTTCAGCCCCACCAGTCTGAACAGTGGCAGTTCATAGACCAGCTGGCAAAATGGATTGTCGAGCAGGATTTCTCGGAGGTGGTACTCCTTGGAGGACTCGACGCAAGCTTCAAGGAAGACGAGGAGGATATGCGATGCGTGCCGACGACTGCCTATCTCCCCCTTATGCAGAAATGGTCCATTCCACTGCTCGAAGAAGGCCTCTTCGTTGCAGGTCCACTGGCTCTCCTACTTGCCGAGCTCGAGATGCGTGACTATCCTGCGATAGGTCTGCTCACGTATGCTACAAGAGGTCGTCCTGACCCGGGCTCAGCAGCGAAGATGCTGGAGAAGATAAACGAGATCTATGACATCAATGCCAATGTTGACCAGCTTCTAGAGGAAAGCAAAGAGATTGAACGACTCGAGAAGATGAGGAAGTCCATCGAGTCTGACGATAGAACGACTGACATGTTCGTCTAG